One Faecalicatena sp. Marseille-Q4148 DNA window includes the following coding sequences:
- a CDS encoding ABC-ATPase domain-containing protein, translated as MYHTTNSTAADLKDLIASIYCKSYPACKSLTGSYTFEKFTLTIDHVQGDPFASPSHISIRVPHRFAGFPAEFFDTPWRKTALEDALLRACAAELSKYSFRAKGSGKSGLLATSIPGQEILPRSACQITSHEIILRLEAGFPANGRTIQGQELEKMLLNFIPSCVRAALLYRPEKYAQLQKDIHLADDQHALRQFLTEHHLSAFVADGAILPRESGISQKPMKHAVPFSSPDTLRVSCTLPHHGILTGMGIREGITLIVGGGYHGKSTLLNALETGVYNHISGDGREYVVTDSSALKLRSEDGRSVRNVDISLFIKDLPNKKDTTAFYTEDASGSTSQAAAVMEGIESGSHLFLIDEDTSATNFMMRDELMQKVIHREQEPITPFLERARDLFEQDHISTILVAGSSGAYFYIADTIIQLDHYLPYDITAQALAASRSYPAPAIKAPGYHIGMFRRIPEHKAEHPAQKKHTSRENHLQKIKLYGKDCFLLGKDTIELRYLSQLVDCEQTNTLAHLLRYAQTHYFNGAYTLTEIVDFLEDELAKNQFQNICGSRFVPCGLCIPRRQEIFSCFNRYRKL; from the coding sequence ATGTATCATACAACAAACAGCACTGCGGCAGACCTGAAAGATCTCATCGCATCTATTTACTGCAAAAGTTATCCGGCCTGCAAATCTTTGACCGGAAGCTATACATTTGAAAAATTCACACTTACCATCGATCATGTCCAGGGCGATCCTTTTGCCTCGCCATCCCACATCAGCATCCGCGTACCTCATCGGTTTGCCGGATTTCCTGCTGAGTTTTTCGACACCCCGTGGCGGAAGACTGCACTGGAAGATGCACTCCTTAGAGCTTGCGCTGCTGAGCTGTCTAAATACTCTTTTCGGGCAAAAGGTTCCGGAAAAAGCGGTCTTCTCGCTACAAGTATACCGGGACAGGAAATCTTACCGCGAAGCGCCTGTCAGATTACCAGTCATGAAATCATTCTTCGTCTGGAAGCCGGTTTTCCTGCGAATGGAAGAACCATTCAGGGACAGGAGCTGGAAAAAATGCTTCTGAATTTTATTCCTTCCTGTGTGCGTGCAGCACTGCTTTATCGTCCGGAAAAATACGCACAGCTCCAAAAAGATATCCACCTTGCAGACGATCAACATGCACTCCGCCAATTCCTTACAGAACATCATCTGTCTGCCTTTGTAGCAGACGGTGCAATTCTCCCGAGAGAAAGCGGCATTTCACAAAAACCAATGAAACATGCGGTTCCCTTCTCTTCCCCGGATACACTGCGTGTTTCCTGCACCCTTCCACATCATGGAATCCTAACCGGTATGGGCATCCGGGAAGGGATTACATTAATTGTCGGAGGCGGATATCACGGAAAGTCAACACTTTTAAATGCACTGGAAACAGGTGTATACAATCACATTTCCGGTGATGGGCGAGAATATGTAGTTACTGATTCTTCGGCTCTGAAACTTCGATCCGAAGACGGCCGCTCCGTACGCAACGTGGACATTTCGCTATTTATCAAAGACCTTCCAAACAAGAAAGATACAACTGCTTTCTACACAGAAGATGCCAGCGGAAGTACTTCCCAGGCTGCCGCAGTCATGGAAGGAATAGAATCCGGAAGTCATCTCTTTCTCATTGACGAAGATACTTCTGCAACAAATTTTATGATGCGGGATGAATTAATGCAAAAAGTAATCCACCGTGAACAAGAACCAATTACTCCATTTTTGGAACGTGCCAGAGATCTTTTTGAGCAGGATCACATTTCCACCATTCTTGTGGCAGGAAGTTCCGGTGCTTATTTTTACATTGCAGATACGATTATTCAACTGGATCACTACCTCCCTTACGATATTACAGCGCAGGCTCTTGCTGCCAGCCGCTCTTATCCTGCACCCGCAATCAAAGCGCCCGGATATCATATCGGAATGTTCCGCCGGATTCCTGAACATAAGGCAGAACATCCTGCGCAAAAGAAGCACACGTCAAGGGAGAACCACCTTCAGAAAATCAAGCTCTATGGCAAAGACTGTTTTCTTCTCGGAAAAGATACGATAGAACTGCGTTATCTTTCTCAACTGGTCGATTGTGAACAGACAAATACCCTTGCCCATCTGCTCCGCTATGCACAAACCCATTATTTTAACGGTGCTTATACTCTGACAGAGATTGTTGATTTCCTGGAAGACGAATTAGCGAAAAATCAATTTCAAAATATTTGCGGCAGCCGCTTTGTCCCTTGCGGATTATGCATCCCACGCCGTCAGGAAATCTTCTCCTGCTTTAACCGCTATCGCAAACTGTAG
- the ilvC gene encoding ketol-acid reductoisomerase, with the protein MAKIYYQQDCNLSLLEGKTIAIIGYGSQGHAHALNLKESGCNVIIGLYEGSNSWAKAVEQGFDVYTAAEAAKKADIIMILINDEKQADLYKADIEPNLEAGNMLMFAHGFNIHFGCITPPADVDVTMIAPKGPGHTVRSEYQAGKGVPCLVAVEQDATGKALDLALAYALGIGGARAGVLETTFRTETETDLFGEQAVLCGGVCALMQAGFETLCEAGYDPRNAYFECIHEMKLIVDLIYQSGFAGMRYSISNTAEYGDYVTGSKIITEDTKKAMKQILSDIQDGTFAKEFLLDMSPAGRQVHFKAMRKKAAEHPSEVVGAEVRKLYSWSDEDKLINN; encoded by the coding sequence ATGGCAAAAATTTATTATCAGCAGGATTGTAATTTATCATTATTAGAGGGCAAGACGATTGCCATTATCGGTTACGGAAGTCAGGGCCATGCCCATGCTCTGAATTTAAAGGAATCCGGATGCAATGTTATTATCGGACTTTATGAGGGAAGTAATTCCTGGGCGAAAGCAGTAGAACAGGGCTTTGATGTTTATACGGCGGCAGAAGCTGCAAAGAAGGCAGATATCATTATGATCCTGATTAATGATGAAAAACAGGCAGATCTGTATAAGGCAGATATTGAACCGAATCTGGAAGCGGGAAATATGCTGATGTTTGCTCATGGATTTAACATTCATTTTGGATGTATTACCCCTCCGGCAGACGTGGATGTGACAATGATCGCTCCAAAAGGCCCTGGTCATACGGTAAGAAGTGAATATCAGGCAGGAAAAGGTGTACCATGTCTTGTTGCAGTAGAGCAGGATGCTACGGGCAAAGCATTAGATCTTGCACTTGCATATGCGCTTGGAATCGGCGGGGCAAGAGCAGGCGTGCTTGAAACTACATTCCGCACAGAGACAGAAACAGACTTGTTCGGTGAGCAGGCAGTTCTTTGCGGCGGAGTTTGTGCGCTGATGCAGGCAGGATTTGAGACTCTTTGTGAAGCGGGATATGATCCGAGAAATGCATATTTTGAATGTATCCATGAGATGAAACTAATTGTAGATCTTATCTATCAGTCCGGATTTGCAGGAATGAGATATTCTATTTCCAATACAGCAGAATATGGCGATTATGTTACCGGTTCCAAGATTATTACAGAGGATACAAAGAAGGCAATGAAACAGATCCTTTCCGATATCCAGGATGGTACATTTGCGAAAGAATTCTTGCTTGATATGTCACCGGCCGGCCGCCAGGTACATTTTAAGGCAATGAGAAAGAAAGCAGCAGAACATCCGTCAGAAGTAGTAGGAGCGGAAGTGAGAAAGCTGTACAGCTGGAGTGACGAGGATAAGCTGATCAATAATTAA
- the ftsH gene encoding ATP-dependent zinc metalloprotease FtsH, whose protein sequence is MQEVKTPKRSPWLYWLIGFFVLLILNQFVFTRMLNQKVESVDYGTFLNMLSDKKVEKVQIEGESIYFTDKSDKAYEATTFNDPKLVDRLEDAGCSFGRVMEEEMSPLMSMLLSGLISFVIIFGLGSLLTRRMMKKMGGEGGAGMGMPSMQFGKSNAKVYVQSQTGIKFNDVAGEDEAKEILQEIVDFLHNPGKYQEIGAKMPKGALLVGPPGTGKTLLAKAVAGEANVPFFSISGSEFVEMFVGMGAAKVRDLFKQANEKAPCIVFIDEIDTIGKKRDNGGMGGNDEREQTLNQLLTEMDGFDGSKGVVILAATNRPDSLDPALLRPGRFDRRVPVELPDLKGREEILKVHAKKIRLSDSVDFNAIARAASGASGAELANMINEAALHAVRAGRKFVTQADLEESIEVVIAGYQKKNKVLSDKEKLIVAYHEIGHALVAALQTQSAPVTKITIIPRTSGALGYTMQVDEGEHNLMSKEEIENKISTFTGGRCAEDLVFHSITTGASNDIEQATRLARAMITRFGMSEDIGMVALETVSNQYLGGDTSLACSQEMAADIDKRVIALVRQQYQKAEKLLSDHMSKLHELAKYLYERETITGEEFMEILNQKEEYPNLVDSKAEEV, encoded by the coding sequence ATGCAGGAAGTAAAAACACCTAAAAGATCCCCGTGGCTGTACTGGCTCATTGGATTTTTTGTTTTATTAATATTAAACCAGTTTGTATTCACAAGAATGTTGAACCAGAAAGTGGAATCCGTTGATTACGGTACTTTTCTGAATATGCTTTCGGATAAGAAAGTAGAAAAAGTACAGATTGAAGGAGAATCGATCTACTTTACGGATAAGAGTGATAAAGCGTATGAGGCAACGACTTTTAATGATCCGAAACTTGTAGACCGCCTCGAAGATGCAGGATGTTCTTTCGGCCGGGTTATGGAAGAAGAGATGTCGCCGCTCATGAGTATGTTGTTATCCGGACTGATTTCTTTTGTAATTATTTTTGGGCTTGGAAGTCTTCTGACAAGACGTATGATGAAGAAGATGGGCGGAGAAGGCGGCGCCGGTATGGGAATGCCGTCTATGCAGTTTGGTAAGAGTAACGCAAAAGTATATGTGCAGTCTCAGACGGGGATTAAGTTTAATGATGTTGCCGGAGAAGACGAGGCGAAAGAGATTTTACAGGAGATTGTAGATTTCCTTCACAATCCTGGGAAATATCAGGAAATCGGTGCAAAGATGCCGAAGGGTGCGCTTCTGGTAGGTCCTCCCGGAACCGGTAAAACGCTGCTGGCTAAGGCAGTTGCAGGGGAAGCGAATGTACCGTTCTTCTCAATTTCCGGTTCTGAATTTGTAGAGATGTTTGTCGGAATGGGTGCTGCAAAAGTTCGTGATCTGTTTAAGCAGGCGAATGAGAAAGCACCGTGTATCGTATTTATTGATGAGATTGATACGATTGGTAAGAAACGTGATAACGGCGGCATGGGCGGAAATGACGAGCGGGAGCAGACGTTGAACCAGCTGCTGACAGAGATGGATGGATTCGACGGAAGCAAAGGAGTTGTCATTCTTGCTGCAACAAACCGTCCGGACTCGCTGGATCCGGCGCTTCTTCGTCCTGGACGCTTCGACAGACGTGTGCCGGTAGAATTACCGGATTTGAAAGGGCGAGAGGAAATTCTGAAAGTGCATGCGAAGAAGATTCGTCTTAGTGACAGTGTTGACTTTAATGCCATTGCGCGGGCTGCTTCCGGGGCGTCCGGAGCAGAGCTTGCAAATATGATCAATGAGGCGGCGCTGCATGCAGTGCGTGCCGGAAGAAAGTTTGTAACTCAGGCAGATTTAGAAGAAAGTATCGAAGTTGTTATTGCAGGTTATCAGAAGAAGAATAAGGTACTGTCAGATAAAGAAAAACTGATCGTTGCTTACCATGAGATCGGTCATGCGCTTGTGGCTGCACTTCAGACACAGTCTGCTCCGGTTACAAAGATTACAATCATTCCGCGTACATCGGGCGCTCTTGGATATACCATGCAGGTAGATGAAGGGGAACATAACCTGATGTCAAAAGAAGAGATTGAGAATAAGATCTCCACTTTTACCGGAGGACGCTGTGCAGAAGATCTTGTGTTCCATTCTATTACAACAGGAGCATCTAACGATATTGAGCAGGCAACACGTCTTGCAAGAGCAATGATTACAAGATTTGGTATGAGTGAAGATATCGGAATGGTTGCACTTGAGACAGTTTCCAATCAATATCTTGGCGGAGATACCTCGCTGGCATGTTCTCAGGAAATGGCAGCCGATATTGATAAAAGAGTGATTGCGCTTGTAAGACAGCAGTATCAGAAAGCGGAGAAACTTCTGTCAGATCACATGTCTAAGCTGCATGAACTGGCTAAGTATCTCTATGAGCGTGAGACAATTACGGGAGAAGAATTTATGGAAATTCTGAACCAGAAGGAAGAATATCCAAATTTGGTTGATTCTAAAGCGGAAGAGGTGTAA
- the ilvN gene encoding acetolactate synthase small subunit: protein MKRKVYSLLVENNYGVLSRIAGLFSRRGYNIDSITSGVTTDVRFTRITVVASGDEQILSQIEKQLRKLEDVRDIKELKDDSSVCRELVMVKINVDAARRAEVITIADIFRAKIVDVEPESMIIELTGTQSKIEALIKMLNEYGILELARTGITGLSRGSDDVKWFD, encoded by the coding sequence ATGAAAAGAAAGGTGTATTCATTATTAGTTGAAAATAATTATGGTGTTTTAAGCAGAATTGCAGGATTGTTCAGCCGGCGCGGCTATAATATTGACAGTATTACATCCGGAGTCACAACGGATGTGAGATTTACGAGAATTACTGTTGTAGCAAGCGGAGATGAGCAGATTTTATCGCAGATCGAAAAGCAGCTTCGGAAGCTGGAAGATGTCAGGGATATTAAAGAACTAAAAGATGACAGTTCTGTGTGCAGAGAATTAGTCATGGTTAAGATTAATGTAGATGCAGCCCGCAGAGCAGAAGTCATTACGATTGCGGATATTTTCCGGGCAAAGATTGTAGATGTAGAACCGGAGTCAATGATTATTGAGTTGACCGGAACACAATCGAAGATCGAAGCCTTGATTAAAATGCTGAATGAATACGGAATTCTGGAATTAGCTCGAACAGGAATTACAGGGCTTTCGAGAGGTTCTGATGATGTGAAGTGGTTTGATTAG
- a CDS encoding C1 family peptidase: MEVMITNEKLQQFETRFDADRANRIAMNAVTANGVLKTAQNYQAERGNAHEFSVRLDQGEITNQQKSGRCWMFAALNVLRYHVIHEMNLEEFQLSQSYTLFYDKLEKANYFLESILETLDEETDSRLIAHLLSAPLNDGGQWDMICNLIEKYGLVPQSAMPETVSSSATGEMVQLLTEKLREYACILRREHREGKPEEELRKEKEEMMEEVYDILCICLGKPPKTFDFEIRDKDKNFHRDTNLTPKAFYEKYIHLDLSEYISLINAPTSDKPFHRSYSVKFLGNVKEGREVRYVNVESEVLKKAAIAQMQDGSPVWFGCDVGKELSREDGRMDLANYGKEELFHTKFTMTKGERVEYGQSLMTHAMVFMGVNLDEEGRPNRWRVENSWGKDSGKDGYYMMTDEWFDEYMYQIVVNKKYLPEEIIREYESEPILLEPWDPMGSLA, translated from the coding sequence ATGGAAGTAATGATTACGAATGAGAAACTGCAGCAATTTGAAACCCGTTTTGATGCAGATCGGGCGAATAGAATCGCGATGAACGCAGTGACTGCCAACGGTGTTTTGAAAACAGCGCAGAATTATCAGGCAGAGCGTGGGAATGCCCATGAATTTTCTGTCCGTCTGGATCAGGGAGAAATTACGAATCAGCAAAAAAGCGGAAGATGTTGGATGTTTGCAGCATTGAATGTTCTTCGCTATCATGTGATTCATGAGATGAATCTGGAAGAATTTCAGTTGTCACAGAGCTATACCTTGTTCTATGATAAACTGGAAAAAGCAAATTACTTTCTGGAGTCAATTTTGGAGACATTGGATGAAGAGACAGACAGCCGTCTGATTGCACATTTACTGAGCGCACCGTTAAACGATGGTGGTCAGTGGGATATGATCTGCAATCTGATCGAGAAATATGGTCTTGTCCCGCAGTCAGCTATGCCGGAGACAGTCTCATCTTCTGCAACAGGTGAGATGGTGCAGCTTCTGACGGAGAAGCTTCGTGAATATGCATGTATTTTAAGAAGAGAGCATCGGGAAGGAAAGCCGGAAGAAGAATTGCGGAAAGAGAAAGAAGAGATGATGGAAGAAGTCTATGATATTCTTTGCATCTGTCTCGGAAAGCCGCCAAAGACATTTGATTTCGAAATTCGGGATAAGGACAAGAATTTCCATAGAGATACGAATCTGACGCCGAAAGCATTTTATGAGAAATACATCCATTTGGATTTAAGTGAGTATATCAGTTTGATTAATGCCCCGACAAGCGACAAGCCGTTCCACAGAAGTTATAGTGTGAAGTTTCTCGGCAATGTGAAAGAAGGGCGTGAAGTCCGCTATGTGAACGTGGAATCAGAAGTGCTGAAGAAAGCTGCGATTGCTCAAATGCAGGATGGATCACCGGTTTGGTTTGGATGTGATGTCGGCAAAGAACTGAGCCGCGAAGATGGACGAATGGATCTTGCGAATTATGGAAAAGAAGAGCTATTCCATACAAAATTTACAATGACAAAGGGCGAGCGAGTGGAATACGGACAGAGTTTAATGACTCACGCCATGGTATTTATGGGAGTGAATCTGGATGAAGAGGGACGTCCGAATCGTTGGCGGGTCGAAAACAGCTGGGGAAAAGATTCAGGAAAAGACGGATACTATATGATGACAGACGAATGGTTTGATGAGTATATGTACCAGATCGTAGTGAACAAAAAATATCTTCCGGAAGAAATTATCCGCGAGTATGAAAGCGAACCGATTCTGCTGGAACCATGGGATCCAATGGGTTCTCTTGCTTAG
- a CDS encoding DMT family transporter, with protein sequence MKKLVIILGVLGVSFSAVFVRITDAPSLVLTFYRSLFAAIFLAPALFVKFRPELKKLTKKDVLLCVISGCFLGLHFSAYFESLRFTSIASSVVLVDTEVFFVAFAMLFFFREKISRQGWIGIFLAFAGSVVVAMADAGIGSDILKGDLIALSGAAFMAVYTIIGKICRKHMTTTVYTFLVYASSAVTVFVLLLLQKTPVTGYGPSMFVSSIGMAICCSLLGHSIFSWGLKYEKASFISTVKLLEPVFASVLGIFLFSEIPGLYTVLGGIVIILGIFIYSKHSE encoded by the coding sequence ATGAAAAAATTAGTAATTATTTTAGGGGTACTGGGAGTGTCTTTTTCGGCTGTTTTTGTGAGGATTACCGATGCGCCGTCTCTTGTGCTGACATTTTACAGATCGCTTTTTGCTGCAATATTTTTAGCACCGGCGCTTTTTGTAAAATTTCGTCCGGAATTGAAAAAATTAACAAAAAAAGATGTGCTGCTCTGTGTAATCAGCGGTTGTTTTTTGGGACTGCATTTTTCGGCTTATTTTGAGTCACTGCGATTTACCAGTATTGCATCCAGTGTCGTACTGGTAGACACAGAAGTCTTTTTTGTTGCGTTTGCTATGCTGTTTTTCTTCCGGGAAAAGATATCCAGGCAGGGATGGATCGGAATTTTTCTGGCATTTGCAGGAAGCGTTGTAGTGGCAATGGCAGATGCAGGAATTGGAAGTGATATTCTGAAAGGCGATCTGATCGCGCTGTCCGGAGCTGCATTTATGGCGGTATATACCATCATTGGAAAAATTTGCCGGAAGCATATGACAACGACCGTTTATACATTTCTTGTATATGCATCTTCAGCGGTAACGGTATTTGTGCTTTTGCTGCTGCAGAAAACACCGGTTACCGGATATGGTCCGTCTATGTTTGTGTCAAGTATCGGTATGGCAATTTGCTGCAGTCTTCTGGGACACAGCATTTTCAGCTGGGGGCTGAAATATGAAAAAGCATCGTTTATTTCTACGGTAAAACTTCTGGAACCGGTGTTTGCATCGGTACTCGGAATCTTTTTATTTTCAGAAATTCCGGGGTTATATACAGTTCTTGGAGGTATCGTAATTATTCTTGGAATTTTCATTTATTCAAAACATAGTGAGTAG
- a CDS encoding ABC-F family ATP-binding cassette domain-containing protein — protein sequence MNILNIEHISKIFGEKVIFQDASFGIQEGDKVGIIGINGTGKSTLLKMIAGEEEPDSGQIIRQNGIRIAYLPQNPAFPAGATVASYALEGNSDTDWIVQSNLTKLGITEYEKKIEQLSGGQKRRTALAKTLAGEFDVLILDEPTNHLDEEMISWLEDYLRSYRGVILMVTHDRYFLDRVSNRILEISHGAMYSYQANYTKFLELKAAREEMELASERKRQSVLRMELEWAKRGCRARSTKQRARLERLEALKNGSAPLADQAVEMDASEVRMGKKTIELHHVSKGYGAEKMIDDFEYIVLKNQRLGIIGPNGCGKSTLLKMIAGLVKPDSGQIEVGETIKIGYLAQEEPDMDTNERVIDYIKDIAEYVQTKEGRISASQMLERFLFTPEMQYTPVSKLSGGEKRRLYLLSVLISGANVYVLDEPSNNVDIPTLTILEDYLNSFSGIVITVSHDRYFLDNVVDRIFEFEGNGKLRQYEGGYTDYLEAKMRREAEGKASERKPEEEKAAGKNTGKGSKSWKQNQPVKLKFSYKESKEYETIDEEIAELEEKIEQFDKEMSENATNSAKLSELMQKKEETEQMLEEKMERWVYLNDLAERIEQQKNS from the coding sequence ATGAACATTTTAAATATAGAACATATCAGCAAAATATTTGGTGAGAAAGTGATTTTTCAGGATGCATCTTTTGGAATTCAGGAGGGAGATAAAGTCGGAATCATTGGGATTAATGGAACCGGAAAATCTACTCTTTTGAAAATGATCGCCGGGGAGGAAGAACCGGACAGTGGGCAGATTATCAGGCAGAATGGCATTCGGATTGCTTATCTTCCACAGAATCCGGCATTTCCGGCTGGAGCTACGGTTGCTTCCTATGCGCTTGAAGGAAACAGCGATACAGACTGGATTGTGCAGAGCAATCTGACAAAGCTTGGAATTACAGAGTATGAGAAGAAGATTGAGCAGCTTTCGGGTGGGCAGAAAAGGAGAACGGCCCTTGCAAAGACGCTTGCAGGAGAATTTGATGTACTGATCCTGGATGAGCCGACGAATCACTTGGATGAAGAAATGATTTCCTGGCTGGAAGACTATTTGAGAAGTTACAGAGGCGTTATTTTGATGGTAACGCATGACCGTTATTTCCTTGACCGGGTATCTAATCGGATTTTAGAAATCAGTCATGGGGCAATGTACAGTTATCAGGCGAACTATACAAAATTTCTGGAATTAAAGGCAGCTCGCGAAGAGATGGAGCTGGCTTCGGAACGGAAGCGTCAAAGTGTGCTTCGGATGGAGCTGGAATGGGCGAAGCGGGGATGCAGAGCCAGAAGTACAAAACAGCGCGCCAGACTTGAGCGCCTGGAAGCATTGAAAAATGGAAGCGCGCCGCTGGCAGATCAGGCGGTAGAGATGGATGCGTCAGAAGTGCGCATGGGAAAGAAAACAATAGAACTTCACCATGTGAGTAAAGGATATGGAGCAGAAAAGATGATCGATGATTTTGAGTATATTGTGCTTAAGAATCAACGGCTTGGAATCATCGGTCCGAATGGCTGCGGAAAATCAACGCTTTTGAAAATGATCGCCGGACTTGTGAAACCAGACAGCGGACAGATTGAGGTTGGGGAAACAATTAAGATTGGATATCTGGCACAGGAGGAGCCGGATATGGATACCAATGAAAGAGTGATTGATTATATTAAAGACATCGCAGAATATGTGCAGACAAAAGAAGGGCGTATCAGCGCTTCTCAGATGTTAGAGCGATTTTTATTTACACCGGAAATGCAGTATACGCCGGTGTCAAAGCTTTCCGGTGGGGAAAAGCGCAGACTTTACCTTCTCTCTGTTTTGATCAGCGGTGCAAATGTATATGTTCTGGATGAACCGTCAAATAATGTGGATATTCCAACGCTTACTATTTTGGAAGATTATTTGAACAGCTTTTCGGGGATTGTGATTACCGTTTCCCATGACAGATACTTCCTTGATAATGTAGTAGATCGTATTTTTGAATTTGAGGGCAATGGAAAGCTTCGTCAATATGAGGGCGGTTACACCGATTATCTGGAAGCAAAGATGAGAAGGGAAGCAGAAGGGAAAGCATCTGAACGAAAACCGGAAGAGGAAAAAGCGGCAGGAAAAAATACAGGAAAAGGAAGTAAAAGCTGGAAGCAGAATCAGCCGGTGAAGTTAAAGTTCTCTTATAAAGAATCTAAAGAGTATGAAACGATCGATGAAGAAATCGCAGAACTGGAAGAGAAAATCGAACAGTTTGATAAAGAAATGTCGGAGAATGCTACAAATTCCGCAAAACTTTCAGAACTAATGCAAAAGAAGGAAGAAACGGAACAAATGCTGGAAGAAAAAATGGAGAGATGGGTGTATTTGAATGATCTGGCAGAGCGGATCGAGCAGCAGAAAAACAGCTAA
- a CDS encoding arsenate reductase family protein has translation MLFVEYPKCTTCQKAKKWLTEQGTAFECRHIVENHPTVEELKQWHQMSGLPLKRFFNTSGMKYKELGLKDKLPQMTEEEQYELLATDGMLVKRPLLVGDDFAVPGFREKEWEEKLNS, from the coding sequence ATGTTATTTGTAGAATATCCAAAATGTACTACTTGTCAGAAAGCAAAAAAATGGCTGACAGAGCAAGGAACTGCATTTGAATGCAGACATATTGTAGAAAATCACCCTACGGTGGAAGAATTAAAACAGTGGCACCAGATGAGCGGTCTTCCGCTGAAAAGATTTTTTAACACAAGCGGGATGAAATATAAGGAACTTGGACTAAAGGACAAGCTGCCGCAGATGACAGAGGAAGAGCAGTATGAACTTCTTGCAACCGATGGTATGCTTGTGAAACGTCCGCTGCTTGTGGGAGATGATTTTGCTGTCCCGGGATTTCGGGAAAAAGAGTGGGAAGAAAAGCTGAATTCATAA